One part of the Olleya sp. YS genome encodes these proteins:
- the nadE gene encoding NAD(+) synthase — MQTEKVVKHIVNWLKEYATNAKVNGFVVGISGGIDSAVTSTLCAETGLKVLCIEMPIHQPVSHVSRGQEHVLQLKKRYSNVDSIISDLTPVFEEFKTEVSLDGKQAVVDMALANTRARLRMTTLYYHAGLLGLLVAGTGNKVEDFGVGFYTKYGDGGVDLSPIADLLKSEVYTIGEYLKVPESIMKAAPSDGLFGDARSDEDQIGASYPELEWAMKMKDEGKTEADFSGRKKEVFKIFKRYNTNNLHKMIPIPVCEIPKDLI, encoded by the coding sequence ATGCAAACAGAAAAAGTCGTAAAACACATCGTAAATTGGTTAAAAGAGTATGCTACTAACGCCAAAGTTAATGGTTTTGTTGTTGGAATATCTGGCGGAATTGATAGTGCAGTAACCTCTACCCTTTGTGCCGAAACAGGTTTAAAAGTGCTTTGTATTGAAATGCCAATTCACCAACCAGTTAGTCATGTGTCTAGAGGTCAGGAACACGTTTTACAATTAAAAAAACGATACTCTAACGTTGATAGTATTATTAGCGATTTAACGCCTGTGTTTGAAGAATTTAAAACCGAAGTGTCTTTAGATGGTAAACAAGCTGTTGTTGATATGGCATTAGCTAACACACGTGCACGCTTACGTATGACGACCTTATATTATCATGCAGGATTATTAGGCTTGTTAGTTGCAGGAACAGGTAATAAAGTGGAAGATTTTGGTGTAGGTTTTTATACCAAATATGGTGATGGTGGTGTAGATTTAAGCCCTATTGCAGATTTACTAAAAAGTGAAGTATATACCATTGGAGAGTATTTAAAAGTACCAGAATCTATAATGAAAGCTGCTCCTAGCGATGGGCTTTTTGGCGATGCTAGAAGTGACGAAGACCAAATAGGTGCCTCTTACCCAGAATTGGAGTGGGCTATGAAAATGAAAGACGAAGGTAAGACCGAAGCCGATTTTTCTGGAAGAAAAAAAGAAGTCTTTAAAATTTTTAAACGTTACAATACCAATAATTTACACAAGATGATTCCCATTCCTGTTTGCGAAATTCCTAAAGATTTAATCTAA
- a CDS encoding response regulator transcription factor, which yields MVKLMVADQHPIVTKGLELVFANSRDIKFVQAVADGEAIFDALKQYTTNILLCEIDLPKLNGISVLRRMKKEHPEVKVIIYSAQQEEVYAVSAIKAGASGYIPKSTDLLTLKDAIMKVHLGGVYISPSLSRKIALDKTSGKNNYYKKLSTREVEVLKLLSNGKRNKEIAEELKINEKTVSTYRARLMKKLNVTNLIDLVNQAKSLEL from the coding sequence ATGGTTAAACTAATGGTTGCAGATCAACATCCTATAGTAACTAAAGGACTAGAGTTGGTCTTTGCAAATTCCCGAGACATTAAATTTGTCCAAGCTGTTGCAGATGGTGAGGCTATTTTTGACGCACTAAAACAATACACAACTAACATTTTACTTTGCGAAATTGATTTACCAAAACTTAACGGAATAAGTGTGTTACGACGCATGAAAAAAGAACATCCAGAAGTTAAAGTAATTATCTATAGTGCGCAACAAGAAGAAGTTTATGCAGTAAGTGCCATTAAAGCTGGAGCATCTGGATATATTCCAAAATCAACAGATTTACTAACTTTAAAAGATGCCATCATGAAAGTGCATCTTGGTGGTGTGTATATTAGCCCAAGTCTGTCTAGAAAAATTGCGTTAGACAAAACATCTGGAAAAAATAATTATTACAAAAAATTATCTACTAGAGAAGTGGAAGTGTTGAAACTTTTATCTAATGGTAAAAGAAATAAGGAGATTGCTGAAGAGCTTAAAATTAATGAAAAAACAGTAAGTACTTATAGAGCGCGTTTAATGAAAAAATTAAATGTAACCAACTTAATAGACTTGGTTAATCAAGCTAAAAGTTTAGAGTTATAA
- the dnaG gene encoding DNA primase produces MISKSTIDQVYETARLEEVIGDFVQLKKAGSNFKGLSPFSDERSPSFMVSPVKQIWKDFSSGKGGNVVAFLMEHEHFTYPEAIKYLAKKYNIEIEETEQSNEQKEQQNKRESLYLVSEFASKYFQNTLHNTDQGKAIGLSYFKERGFTTETIKKFNLGYSLDQWSAFTDEALKKGYNLDFLEETGLTIVKDTKQFDRFKGRVMFPIQSMSGRVLGFGGRILTNDKKAAKYLNSPESDIYHKSKVLYGIFHAKQSIAKEDNCYLVEGYTDVIQFYQTGIKNVVSSSGTALTSDQIRLINRLTKNITVLFDGDAAGMRASLRGIDLILEQGMNVKVCTFPEGEDPDSFAKSNTLEELSLYLEQNAKDFIQFKASILYESAKDDPIKKAETIRDIVNSIAKIPDRIKTEIYIQECARIMDISEEVLFSTLAQLTKKEQVEASKQTQTSQKAFDVIKHQQPVKKVDVQYELERKIIEILLLYGNRTEDFEDLVLKENDKGQLELEPVIQQAKVFEKIFLDLQEDEMEFLNPQFKAIYYSIIDALNQNPDFKIESLINTIDPILASEITSILMEDERYALADWERNNIFPKSKIDTVAQLVSETILTLRCFLIDQKVTHFQQNTLQNKTEVNKDILEEVKDYSGLKMLLSRKLNRAL; encoded by the coding sequence TTGATTTCAAAATCAACCATAGATCAAGTTTACGAAACCGCCAGATTGGAGGAGGTTATTGGTGATTTTGTTCAATTAAAAAAAGCAGGGAGCAATTTTAAAGGGTTAAGTCCTTTTTCTGACGAGCGTTCGCCAAGTTTTATGGTCTCTCCAGTAAAGCAAATTTGGAAAGATTTTTCTAGTGGAAAAGGCGGTAATGTGGTTGCTTTTTTAATGGAGCACGAGCATTTTACATATCCTGAAGCTATAAAATATTTAGCTAAAAAGTACAATATTGAAATTGAAGAAACCGAGCAGTCTAACGAGCAAAAAGAACAACAAAACAAACGTGAAAGTTTGTATTTAGTGAGTGAGTTTGCTAGTAAATATTTTCAGAATACGTTACATAACACTGACCAAGGTAAAGCTATAGGCTTAAGTTATTTTAAAGAGCGTGGATTTACTACAGAAACTATCAAAAAATTTAATTTAGGATACAGTTTGGATCAATGGAGCGCCTTTACTGACGAAGCTTTAAAAAAAGGGTATAACCTTGATTTTTTAGAAGAGACAGGTTTGACCATTGTAAAGGATACCAAGCAATTTGACCGTTTTAAAGGTCGTGTCATGTTCCCAATACAAAGTATGAGTGGACGTGTTTTAGGTTTTGGTGGACGTATCTTGACTAACGATAAAAAAGCTGCCAAATACTTAAACAGTCCAGAAAGTGATATCTACCATAAAAGTAAAGTGTTGTATGGTATTTTCCATGCTAAACAAAGTATTGCAAAAGAAGATAATTGTTATTTGGTAGAAGGCTATACAGATGTTATTCAGTTTTATCAAACCGGAATTAAAAATGTGGTCTCCAGTTCTGGAACTGCGTTAACCAGTGATCAAATTAGATTAATTAACCGTTTAACAAAAAATATTACAGTACTATTTGATGGTGATGCTGCAGGTATGCGTGCCTCTTTGCGTGGTATAGATTTAATCTTGGAGCAAGGGATGAATGTTAAAGTTTGTACGTTTCCAGAAGGCGAAGATCCAGATAGTTTTGCTAAATCTAACACACTTGAAGAATTGTCTTTGTATTTAGAACAAAATGCAAAAGATTTTATTCAGTTTAAAGCTTCAATATTATATGAAAGTGCTAAAGACGATCCAATAAAAAAAGCGGAAACTATTAGAGATATTGTTAATAGTATTGCTAAAATTCCGGATAGGATTAAAACCGAAATCTATATCCAAGAATGTGCTAGAATCATGGATATTAGTGAAGAAGTTTTATTTTCTACACTGGCACAATTAACAAAAAAAGAGCAAGTAGAAGCTTCCAAGCAAACCCAAACTAGTCAAAAAGCTTTTGATGTTATTAAGCACCAACAACCAGTTAAAAAGGTTGATGTGCAATATGAATTGGAGCGAAAAATTATTGAAATTTTACTGCTTTATGGTAATAGGACTGAAGATTTTGAAGATTTAGTTTTAAAAGAAAACGACAAAGGACAATTAGAATTAGAACCAGTCATTCAGCAAGCCAAAGTATTCGAAAAAATATTCTTAGACTTACAAGAGGATGAAATGGAATTTTTAAATCCGCAGTTTAAAGCTATTTATTATTCAATAATAGATGCATTAAACCAAAATCCTGATTTTAAAATAGAAAGTTTAATTAATACTATAGACCCTATTTTGGCATCAGAGATTACTTCTATTTTAATGGAAGACGAGCGTTACGCATTAGCGGATTGGGAGCGTAATAACATCTTTCCTAAATCAAAAATAGATACGGTTGCTCAATTAGTTAGCGAAACTATTTTGACACTACGTTGCTTTTTAATAGACCAAAAAGTCACACATTTCCAGCAAAATACACTTCAAAATAAAACTGAAGTGAATAAAGATATCTTAGAGGAGGTTAAAGACTATTCTGGTCTAAAAATGTTATTGTCTAGGAAACTTAATCGTGCGTTATAA
- a CDS encoding FAD-dependent protein, which yields MVKDIQLRVTLKEEDIPDILLKKSAEWLSISRDDISGIKILRKSIDARKPKIIFNYKVSVFINEPVPETSDYTFNYKDVTKAKPIHIIGFGPAGMWAALRCIELGFKPIVLERGANVKDRRRDLKAINQDHFVNEDSNYCFGEGGAGTYSDGKLYTRSLKRGDVRRIFENLVYHGATDQILVDAHPHIGTNKLPKVVQNIRETILKYGGEVHFNTRVIDFTLKNNTIEAIQLQNGDELFTEKVILATGHSARDIFYLLDQKQIAIQAKSFAMGVRAEHPQHIIDSIQYHCEGPRPELLPAASYSLVQQVNGRGVYSFCMCPGGFIVPAATANGEVVVNGMSPSRRNNKFANSGIVVEINADKDLYKYEQFGALKALEFQKDLEKLAFTSGGRSQTAPAQRLTDFVEGKLSNSLNDTSYQPGLKSAPLHSLLPKLIGGSLRKGFKAFGDKMKGYYTEEANIIGVESRTSSPVSIPRNDNLAHPEITNLYPCGEGGGYAGGIVSAAMDGERCAEAATGNL from the coding sequence ATGGTAAAAGACATCCAACTTCGTGTAACTTTAAAAGAAGAAGACATTCCAGATATTTTATTAAAAAAATCTGCGGAATGGTTGTCTATTTCTCGTGATGATATTTCTGGAATTAAAATATTACGAAAGTCGATTGATGCTAGAAAACCAAAGATTATTTTCAACTACAAAGTCTCGGTTTTTATTAACGAACCTGTTCCAGAAACATCAGATTATACTTTTAATTACAAAGATGTAACCAAAGCAAAACCTATCCATATCATAGGATTTGGTCCAGCAGGAATGTGGGCAGCGTTGCGATGTATTGAGTTAGGTTTTAAACCCATTGTGTTGGAACGTGGTGCCAATGTTAAAGACAGACGTCGCGATTTAAAAGCCATAAACCAAGACCATTTTGTAAACGAAGACTCTAATTATTGTTTTGGTGAAGGTGGAGCTGGAACCTACAGTGACGGAAAATTATACACACGAAGTTTAAAACGAGGTGATGTCAGACGCATTTTTGAAAATCTAGTCTATCATGGAGCAACAGACCAAATATTAGTGGATGCGCATCCACATATTGGAACCAATAAATTACCTAAAGTGGTTCAGAATATTCGTGAGACTATTTTAAAATATGGTGGTGAAGTTCACTTTAATACAAGAGTTATAGACTTTACTTTAAAAAATAATACAATTGAAGCCATTCAGCTTCAAAATGGTGATGAATTATTTACTGAAAAAGTTATTTTGGCTACAGGTCATTCTGCAAGAGATATTTTCTATTTGTTAGATCAAAAACAGATTGCTATTCAAGCAAAATCTTTTGCAATGGGTGTAAGAGCAGAACACCCTCAACATATCATCGACTCTATTCAATATCATTGCGAAGGTCCTAGACCAGAATTATTACCTGCAGCTTCTTACAGTTTAGTACAACAAGTTAATGGACGTGGTGTGTATAGCTTTTGCATGTGTCCAGGCGGATTTATAGTGCCTGCAGCTACAGCAAATGGTGAAGTAGTGGTTAACGGAATGTCACCTTCTAGACGAAACAACAAATTTGCAAATTCTGGAATTGTTGTAGAAATCAATGCAGACAAAGACCTGTATAAATATGAGCAATTTGGCGCTTTAAAAGCTTTAGAATTTCAAAAGGATTTAGAAAAATTAGCCTTTACCTCTGGTGGTCGCAGTCAAACAGCTCCTGCACAACGATTAACCGATTTTGTAGAAGGTAAATTGTCTAACAGTTTAAATGACACATCGTATCAGCCAGGTTTAAAAAGTGCTCCTTTACACAGTTTATTACCAAAGTTAATTGGTGGGTCTTTAAGAAAAGGGTTCAAAGCTTTTGGAGACAAAATGAAAGGCTACTATACCGAAGAAGCCAATATTATTGGTGTAGAATCACGTACCTCATCTCCTGTAAGTATACCTAGAAACGACAATTTGGCGCATCCAGAAATTACTAATTTATACCCTTGTGGAGAAGGTGGTGGTTATGCTGGAGGAATTGTTAGTGCTGCAATGGATGGCGAACGTTGTGCAGAAGCAGCTACTGGGAATTTGTAA
- the fabD gene encoding ACP S-malonyltransferase — translation MKAYIFPGQGAQFSGMGLDLYENSAEAQHLFEDANDILGFNITDIMFEGTAEQLKETKVTQPAIFLHSVILAKTLGDSFKPEMVAGHSLGEFSALVAAGALSFEDGLKLVSQRAQAMQKACELQPSTMAAVLGLEDQVVEDICAKTEGVVVAANYNCPGQLVISGEVDAIERACEAMKEAGARRALVLPVGGAFHSPMMEPAREELAAAIENTTFSKPNCPIYQNVTATAITDENEIKANLISQLTAPVRWTQSVQQMIKDGATLFTEVGPGKVLQGLVKKIDREAQTASATFETKGDE, via the coding sequence ATGAAAGCATATATATTTCCAGGTCAAGGTGCTCAATTTTCAGGAATGGGTTTAGACTTATATGAAAACTCTGCAGAAGCACAACATTTATTTGAAGATGCTAACGACATTTTAGGATTCAATATCACAGACATTATGTTTGAAGGTACTGCTGAACAATTAAAAGAGACTAAAGTTACTCAACCAGCCATTTTTTTACATTCTGTAATTTTAGCAAAGACTTTAGGTGATAGCTTTAAACCAGAAATGGTTGCTGGACATAGTTTAGGAGAGTTTTCAGCATTAGTAGCAGCAGGAGCTTTAAGCTTTGAAGATGGATTAAAACTAGTATCGCAACGTGCTCAAGCCATGCAAAAGGCTTGCGAGTTACAACCTAGTACTATGGCTGCAGTATTAGGCTTAGAAGATCAAGTTGTTGAAGATATTTGTGCAAAAACTGAAGGTGTTGTTGTTGCAGCAAATTATAATTGTCCAGGACAATTAGTAATTTCTGGAGAAGTTGATGCTATAGAACGTGCTTGTGAAGCCATGAAAGAGGCTGGTGCACGTCGCGCTTTAGTTTTACCAGTTGGAGGAGCATTCCACTCTCCAATGATGGAGCCTGCTAGAGAAGAATTAGCAGCAGCTATTGAAAACACAACATTTAGCAAACCAAATTGTCCTATTTATCAAAACGTAACTGCTACAGCAATTACAGATGAAAATGAAATAAAAGCTAATTTAATATCGCAATTAACTGCTCCTGTACGTTGGACACAGTCTGTACAGCAAATGATTAAAGATGGTGCCACTTTATTTACTGAAGTTGGTCCAGGAAAAGTATTACAAGGACTAGTAAAAAAAATAGATAGAGAAGCACAAACTGCATCTGCAACCTTTGAAACTAAAGGTGATGAGTAG
- the lspA gene encoding signal peptidase II, with the protein MSSRNILILGLIVLNIILDQVSKFIVRADVIKHSTTEIFGDYFTLHNVENEGAFLGMGSDFSPTLRILLLIVLPIVVLLLVLRHIIKDKTMNTMTLVGFCCIIGGGIANLYDRIVYGSVTDFLHIDLGGIFRTGIFNLADVSVMVGMGCLIVGSFKKQKS; encoded by the coding sequence ATGAGTAGCAGAAACATTTTAATTCTTGGATTAATCGTCTTAAATATAATTTTAGACCAAGTCTCTAAATTTATAGTAAGAGCAGATGTGATTAAGCATAGTACTACTGAAATTTTTGGTGATTACTTTACTTTACACAACGTAGAAAATGAAGGTGCATTTTTAGGTATGGGAAGTGATTTTAGTCCGACACTTCGTATTTTACTTTTAATTGTATTACCAATAGTTGTTTTATTGTTGGTACTAAGACATATTATAAAAGACAAAACTATGAATACTATGACCTTAGTTGGGTTTTGCTGCATTATAGGTGGTGGAATAGCTAATTTGTATGACAGAATAGTTTATGGTTCTGTTACCGATTTTTTACATATCGATTTAGGAGGTATTTTTAGAACAGGAATTTTTAACTTAGCTGATGTATCTGTAATGGTTGGTATGGGCTGCTTAATTGTAGGTAGCTTTAAAAAACAAAAATCATAA